A window of Conger conger chromosome 13, fConCon1.1, whole genome shotgun sequence contains these coding sequences:
- the LOC133107537 gene encoding E3 ubiquitin-protein ligase Midline-1-like, which yields MGSCTKAGPCCVDACAHPGHTPSYAWPQGGTVDLLEEEMEQSVKGLLFSLDPSTAAPPLVLSGSALTVTSQGGAALPQAECAGAPEDLQHQDPSPLPQVCAAVTITRGQFYWEVDVCNSTCYRIGVSSVDNLRGWWLERRGASFSVAFDGRRETLAAVPPQVKTVGVFLNMGGGALSFHNALTQEHLATVPSRFGPGVRPALGLGQGRVRLRSGLPPPPHVFLCRSSAYRGPAGAGPGRWRRDVRFHSVRTVIQRFEELSVAESDSGLVSSFGSSSTLASLPEPGT from the exons ATGGGAAGCTGCACAAAG GCAGGGCCCTGCTGTGTAGATGCATGTGCTCACCCAGGGCACACCCCCTCATATG catggCCACAGGGTGGTACTGTAGATCTGCTGGAAGAGGAGATGGAGCAGTCAGTAAAAG GCCTGCTTTTTTCCCTGGATCCCTCCACGGCGGCCCCTCCCCTGGTTCTCTCGGGCTCTGCGCTCACCGTGACCTCCCAGGGAGGGGCCGCCCTGCCCCAGGCAGAGTGCGCAGGGGCCCCTGAGGACCTGCAGCATCAGGACCCCAGCCCCCTTCCTCAGGTGTGTGCAGCAGTGACCATCACAAGGGGGCAGTTCTACTGGGAAGTGGATGTCTGCAACAGCACCTGCTACAGGATAG GCGTGAGCTCTGTGGATAACCTGCGGGGATGGTGGCTGGAGAGGAGGGGCGCCTCCTTTTCCGTGGCGTTCGACGGACGCAGGGAGACGCTGGCCGCCGTGCCCCCCCAGGTGAAAACCGTGGGGGTGTTCCTGAACATGGGAGGGGGGGCGCTGAGCTTCCACAACGCCCTGACCCAGGAGCACCTGGCCACCGTGCCGTCGCGGTTCGGCCCGGGGGTCCGCCCGGCGCTGGGCCTGGGGCAGGGCCGGGTGAGGCTGAGGAGCGGCCTTCCTCCTCCGCCCCACGTCTTCCTCTGCCGGAGCTCAGCCTACCGCGGCCCCGCCGGGGCCGGACCGGGCCGCTGGCGCAGGGACGTGCGCTTCCACTCCGTCCGCACCGTCATCCAGAGGTTTGAGGAACTCTCGGTCGCGGAGTCCGATTCCGGCCTGGTGTCCAGTTTTGGCTCCTCCAGCACCCTGGCCTCCCTTCCTGAACCAGGGACCTAG